CTTCTAATCAACGGTGATATAGGAAGTGcgtttaaaatcacaaaacaattgatGTTATCTTAATTAAAGCACCAAAAACaccaatcattgaaaaaaatgacgcTCGAAACACGAATAATCCTGCAAGGCGTGCGCGCTGCCCCACCGTCCACAATCGACTCATTAGTAAAAATTGGAGAATTTTACTCTGAAAACTCTAATACCTGGAATTTGACcaattaagaaattttttgaaaaatgaggtaCTTTGGGAActaatgcgtttttttttttcaacatcagGACAGATGCATAAAATTTGgcatttataacattttttaaaaacccaTCAATTTTCTGCCATATTCAACTCTTCACCTCATAATTATTCTGCCAGTTAACCCACCGGCAGTCGCGTACGGGTACTCACTTTGCAAGGACGAATTGTAAGACACGCCAAAACACGCGGTATTAAATATGTCATTTAATTTTTCTACTGATCaactttctgccatttaatttttcTGCTCTTTAGTTTTTCTGCCTTTCGATTTTTGgacctttttgcctttcttactagagaaaggtattggttttactttatggctggacatcattttcatcttcgtaaatatgacgATTCTGCATGACTTTTATTTTCTGCCGAGTGACCAATGCCTTCGACCTGTAAAGAAACCACTTTTAAGACCCGCAATCCCCTTTTCAGGCTTACCAAATCTACTCCCAGGTGCTTCTCCTGGACCCGTCCAACAAACTCGCTCTGAACGCCATCGCCGATCTGCGCCGCCAGCTGCCGGACCTTCCCCCGCCAAACTCGTTCCAGCTGCCGATCGAGGAGGTTGGCGGTTGTTGCAGCTCGGACGACTTTGCCGACCTCATCAAGCCGAAAAAGCTGGTCAAGGACAAACTTCCGGACGCGGTCAAGGCGCTCCAGACGGAGACGGCGCGGATCGTGAGGAACTCGTCGAAACAGGACCAGCAGGGCAGTTCGAAGAAGGTTCTGATTGAGGAACTTTGAAGGGGGTCAATTTTGTTTGAGTTAATTATAATCAGCAGACACAGTATAATGTATAAAATTATGATAACGGGGATGCTAAATAGTTACACATTTGACGCAGCATATATAAATTGGGTTTCTTTTTCTGGAATGACTTCCCGCCCCCCCATCATTCCTCGTGGGGCAGATTCCGGTTGTAGATGAGTGCCATCTCGCCGTCGGTTCCGCGCCGCCCGAGCGTGGCCAGCACGTAGATGATGCACACGAAGCCGATGCAGCCGCTCAGCACGAGGAACCAGGTGCGGCGCCAGGGCGGTTTCGACGAGGGCGCGTAGAAGCGGCGCGACCAGCGCGAGAAGATTTCCTGCGGGGTGCGGCGCTTGTACTTGTTGTCGTCGCGGTCGGAACCGCCGATGGGGGACTCGCGGGCCAGCAGTGGCCGCCGGCTGCTTGCTGTAAGGAGGAGGTTCAGTCTTGGTTTTGAGGAGTTTGACGACGCGTGGATTACCTTGAAAGTCTAGCGCCGAGGACGCGGCCGCGCCGCCTCCGTAACTGTCCATGTTGACGATCGAGTGGGGGCTCTCGGGTCGGCTGTTGTTGGTCGAGTTGTTCGTAGCGCTGCTGGCGCTCGCGGCCAGCAGCGTCGATCGGCTCTGGGCCATGCTGTTGGCGAAGATGTTACCGTTGTTGTGAACTCCGGCGCTGGAGCTGGTCGTCGTGGTCGCCGTTGAGAAGCCGGAATAGTCCTGTTTGTCCTCGAGTAACTGGAAGAATAACCATTTTTAGACTTTCTCAAGTTCAGAATCGACGAAAACGCCTTACCAACGGAAGTTCCAGCACGTTCCGTGCCCAGTTGGCCTGCCCGAGGCGCGTCCGCAGCACGTCGGCCACGGGCGAAACCAGATTCGCCGGCGGAAAGATCGGATCGTTGCAGCAGGGGCAGGTGTGCCCACCGGGGGCCGTATTCGCCGGCAGCGACTGCTGCCTCGCCGCTAGACACTTCCAGTGAAAGACATCTGAAGAAAATAACCGAAAACTAAGAAATGGTTCCCCCGAAGTAGATCCGAAACTTACGGTAGCAAATCAACCGGACGCAGTCCTCGTCGTCCAGCAGGCTCCCGCAAAGGGTGCACGACGAGTCAAAGTCACTGTCCTTGAGCCACTGAATGTAGGACTGAACGGTGCACTGGAAAGATgaccacacaaaaaaatcaatccggAATTCCTCCccgaaaaaaactaatttatctACCTTTGCGTGATTCACGACCATGCAGTTCTCGCACACGTTGACCCGGTGCTCGAAGCAGAACTGGGTCGTCACCTGGCGCTTGGGACACTTGCACAGACCCATTTCGGCAACTTGGTTTTGGCCGGAACAAAGTTTCCTAAAATTTAGCAACAGCAAAACATTCGCCACGTCCGATCGAAAAATAATCCAATTTGACAGATGACTAAACCCATAAAATACCCCATCAAGTTTAGCCGTGCACTACTGCGACTCGCGATGCCAGCTCCATCTAGATGTCGCCTCGGAATGTGAGACTGTGTGAGTGAGAATAAAGTTGGGTGAAAAAGACCAGCTTTATTCTCACGCACACCGCTAACTTTTTGTGGTGGGAGAACGGGCTGTGAGGTGAGTGCTGGTTAGGTGGTTTGCGTCTTGGGAGAGGTGAATTTTTGGGTGTTGCCTACACTGCGGAGTAATTTTAGGTTAATCCAGAGCTGATGTGACTGCATTAAATTTTGTATTGCTTTTCAACTGCCGACTTCACTTCCCTAGTTTCGGTGGAATTTTCACATGCTCTTCAAGTACTTAATTTAAATGCATCTTTGAGTCTTACgataagttttgtaaatttaaacaaacaacatatatttttattacagaatcaaatttttcaacacGCTTTAAATTGGAGTCATGGGGGCTTAGTGGTCTAAAATAGACGATTTATTTTGCGTTCTCCATCTTCTTTTGCCTTAGCGAAACTTGTTGATTTTTCCAATAGCATTCAGCACGTTAAGAAAGCAGAATAGATTGAACCTGATCTCCAGCAAACTTCCCGAGTTTTGGTGCTGCGTTAAAATCCTATGTTATACAGAAAAGACGTTTTAATCTAACACAAAAATGTGCGTTGGCATTCAACGTACCGAAATATCCGAGAAAGTCGGATTCGGAAGGAAACATGCTGTTTGTTTGCTGGTAGAAATAGAAGTGAACGAGTTCCGCGCATTATTCATTTCCCTTGATTTACATGTTTAATAGTTAAAGTGAATAACACGATAGGATAGCTATATCATGTGGCTACATCACGTACTTGAAGTTCACGTCTGTGTTTGGGAAATGCGTTTTAGGAGGGATAGTTCTAAGATATTCGAGAAACTAGGAGTTCATGTCAACActaccctccccccccccccccatccatTCCTACCCCTTATAATTAGTTCACGAAATCAAAAGGGGAAAAAAACTTGATAATTTCAATGCAAATATAAGTctaattaacagaaaataatCTGAAATGCAATTTTCTGCATTGCATTGGgcttaatgaaaaatattttgattttttttttaaatgaagttCCAATGTATAGCAAtcctcaatacttagatattttggaaacttatgattgcaaaacaactcgaCAGGtgcataatgcattttaaaactctttttttattcaagtgtggactgtaattttaatttaaaaaccttttatttttttttcgaaaagatattTAGCATAAAGAATATATCGAAATAAACAAATGAATTGCAgaaaaatctaaacattttcaAGTGTCACTTTGAAGCCTCTTTTCAACTTTAGATATTTCGTTTTagattggttcgatttttcataattattaTAGAAACATTCTAATCATACAATTACTGTttctaattcttcaaaaaattaggcatatttttgaaatttttaaatatatttttatttaagtgaattgaaattaaataaaaatacttttaaaatatcaaacttaACACATTTTGTGCATAAGAAATAGTAATTTTATTACTAGAatgtttctgtgtttttttaattttttgaatcatcaattaatcaatttatatttttaattctttggtacttcaatttgcaaaaatttaaaaatttattaacctatttatttttatacattttaaattCAGTCCAATAGTCCAttttagattatccgaagtattTTAAAGGACATGGGATACCAGaatcaggaacaaaaaaaaatcttatacaattaacattaaattcgagttctgctatcaaatttaagtcaaatttaattggttgattgcctatcaaaataccaaatacattttctcaatatttcaccACCGCCGTTTTGCCCGTCAAtttgaatctaaaaattttgaaacacttaatcggaccttcggataatcgattcaggactttaattataaattctcacaatcttaaaattcttaaaattcttaaaattcttaaaattcttaaaattcttaaaattcttaaaatttataaaattcttaaaattctaaaaattcttaaaattcttaaaattcttaaaattcttaaaattcttaaaattctaaaaattcttaaaattcttaattgagcaattccattcaaatagggaatcggttgtacccgaccctctccgatttcaatgaaactttgtagacatgttatcctaggcatatataagccatttttgtgtatatggagccagttacactcgataatgacatttgagaaggacgtaagtgttttaaatatttttgtatttcgtaatttaaatatggctatatctcgaagccgttgcatcgtatcaaaaagtggtcaatgcaaacttgtaggaaatttgacgggctttccgaaaaaataaactgaaagaaaaaaacactccacttttatgagattttttgattttaaagtttaaaagtcaaatttgaaggtgagtccacgattttttttttcgttcaaaatttttgtgaaaattgcctaagatgttacaaaaagactcacgaaaaatgcagaatggcttatatctgtaagcccatacatccaattgaaatgtggtcaaagacaaacttatgggaaattggacgagttttctggtaaaaatattttcgagactgaaaaatcaagtctgtcatatagaaattgccaaaaaccatcaaaaaacctatttatccaacatttttattattaaaaccgctgtaacttcacaaggattggacttaggacaatggttgATATGGAgatctttatgtaaaattgtctggagaatcgactctcgtgttcggtttttgaaaattttgacgtttagagcacttttcaaaaaaacagttttagtaaatgatttttgaattttttaggggagttgctccatcctgcatttttcgtgagtctttttgtaacatcttaggctattttcacaaaaattttgaacgaaaaaaaaatcgtggactcaccttcaaatttgacttttaaactttaaaatcaaaaaatctcataaagtggagtgtttttttctttcagtttattttttcggaaagcccgtcaaatttcctacaagtttgcattgaccactttttgatacgatgcaacggcttcgagatatagccatatttaaattacgaaatacaaaaatatttaaaacacttacgtccttctcaaatgtcattatcgaaggaaactggctccatatacacaaaaatggcttatatatgcctaggataacatgtctacaaagtttcattgaaatcggagagggtcgggtacaaccgattccctatttgaatggaattgctctattctTAAATATTCTTGAATCAtcttaaatattcttaaatatttttaattttttaaaatattcttgaatattcttaaatttaaaaaaagattgttttattaattcttaaaatttgaatcttttttaaattcttgaaatttttaaatttcctgaaaaatttcaaaattttaacatttttattgctttgtaaattcttaaaatttttgaaatgttgaaaattcttaaaactttttaacttttttaaaaatttatcaatttttaggaAAGTTcaatgctgaaatttttaatgattttataatagtagtttatgcaacaagttgcaaaaagaggattttttcagcacgagtcggacatttatccaacgaggttcaccgagttggataaatacgacgagtgctgaaaaaatcaagttttgcaacgagttccatacaacattttttgcaatttcgaaaaacacccattgagtgaaattttaagtcgaatattcatgtattttgtcaataaatcgtttaaatcaaaaaaatgttgaaaagtgttacttttcgaaacaagtgctgaaaagttcaacttttcagcacccatttgagtgctgaaaagtagaacttttcagcatttattttgaaaagtgttgctattcgattctgttatttttggtacagaaaagtaggctttttcgtcgttcaagaatgacaggaaaagtaagtagtttcacgacggaattgcaaaaatatttttttataattccttaaatttcaaattgaaacaaaGACAGTgaaacaaattccgtttcattTTAAGATATCGTTTATTGAAACACTTTATTGacaatttctaaatatttttctctAACGTTTAGCTTTCTTTAGCTCCGCCGACGTCGACCTAATACACTTTGTAACTCTTCAACAAGGCAGCTTGACTCAAAGGCCTCCACTTCTTCATCACTCTTTTTGCGAATTCTCAATCTACtgaaagctatttttttaatttcacattttaaaGACACTTGCGCGATGCTTGGCGGGCAGTTTTTTCTTCGCTTCTTAATTTCCTCTTCCTTGACACAAAATCCTAATTACGAGCTAGAATCGATTGACTCGATTTAAAATATATGGCAAATATGGTTCTTCCCTTACGATGCTAACTTCTTTGAGAAACACTTACCATTCTAACAGACTATTTCTCGTGGTAAAAATTCCGGGCACGCTGAGTGGAACGCACACACTCAGTTAAATTATTACGCTCGCTTGATGAAATAAAAGTTtcgttttgtttaaataaatacTGATAAATGGACCTAATTCGAACGGGTTTGCGCCTTTTTTAATCGCACGCGCACGCAAAATTACGTTGCGGGGGCGTTCTTTACCTACGTAACACAAATGTCATCACGTAATTGAAGAACGCTCCCTTGGTGGTACTTTTTTGGGTTCAACTAAATTTCTACATAAAACACAGCCAGAAAATCCGTTGTTTTGCGATTTTCAACCTCGAAATAATTGTCCGAAAGCGCGCCAAAATAaattctattttcttttttgctgcCTGCGAGGCTGGATTCGTTTGTTTTAAGGAAAGTCCCCTTTCTAAATTATCATTAATAGTGGGTTCATTAGTTAAAAGTAGTATTTACAGCATTttactcgatattttttttaactataacTTTTTGACTGGGAGTTTTTCTGCTTTCCGAAAGCGGCTTTTACATGTTCATGTGCAAATCCCGAATCAGCTGGTTGAGGAACTCCTCCAGCTTGTAGTACGATCGTGACCGCCAGTGGATGTTGTTGAGGATTTGCTCCTCGGCCAGGTGGATCGCCTTCTCGATCGTGCCGAGGCCGTGCTTGTGGGCCTTGCGCGCGAACCGGTCGAACTGTTCCTTGTGGTGCTTCTGGTTCATGAGCGACGTGACGGAGTCGATCATCTTGGAGAGGGTGGAGAAGCCATCGCCGAAGCTGGAAGGGGAggggaatgaaaaaaataaaatttattcgctaaaaatatcaaattccaaaaatcttaaatttcttacgatttttcaaatatgtcaatattttcaaaattcctaaatattcttaaatattcataaatatttataaatattcataaatattcttaaatattcttaaatattcttaaatatttttaaatatttttaaatattcttaaatattcttaaaaaattcttgaatattctaaaatattctcaaatattcttaaatattcttaaatattcataaatattcttaaatattcttaaatattcttaaatattcttaaatatttttaaatattcatgaatattctaaaatattcttaaatattctgaaatattcttaaatattcttaaatattcATGAATATTCTTAAACATTcttaaatattctcaaaaattcttaaatattcttaaaaaattttaatattcttaaatattcttaaaaattcttgaatattcttaaatattcttaaatattctaaaatattcttaaatattctaaaatattcattaatattctaaaatattctaaaatattcttaaatattcttaaatattcttaaatattcttaaatattttaaaataattaaattcttaaatattcataaagtatttcattttcttaacatttttaaaattcttagaattcttATTAATTGTTAtgacttgaaaaattaaaaaatattaaatagaaaaaaagactATTCCCTCAAAAATCATTAGAAGAACTAGAAAAATGTAAATAGGTTGGAAGctcgaaaactttaaaaaataaatggcaattataacaatatatttaaatatttataaaaatcttgaaataattgaaaattttggaagcaAAATGTCAAACTTATACAAATGGAAAACAAAATGAAGCTAAAAATCTTAAGCATTTAGaaacttatgaaaaaaaattacaacacataaagaaaatctttggaaactcaaaaaacatgaaaattatcaaaagaACTTAAAAAACCGAAAATcttaaacatgaaattttggcaaattttataAACTTGAAAACTTATTCAAAACATAAGAATTCAAGCAAGAATTCCATGATATTCAATCATTATTAATTATCTTCAAAATGTAAGGTcaccaaaatttataaaatcaaggaaaaaaatattaaaatgaaaaaaaaaactacgtcaattataaaaatcttgaatattttcaaaaccttggattattttaaaggtaaaaaattaaaaaatatctttcaaaaataaaatttctgcaTAAAATCAGGTCTAtcttcaaaaaacatgaaaatctttaaaatcagaAAAACTATGAATATCTTAAAATTCGTCAAATGagtaaaatctctaaaaaatctctaaaattcatgaaaatcttcaaaatatttaaaatagttaCTTGAAAATCTTCTaacaatcataaaaatcatgaaaagttaaaaatctcACAAATGTTAagttctaaaaaatctaaaaaatctttaaaatctcaatatttttattttttaatttctcacaAATGTAGAAAAActgtgttttaaaatttatgaaaaccttgaaaattataaaaaatgatatttttgaaaatcttcaacttttttaatatcagaaaattttggtaaatctcaaaatttttaaaaatcttgtactttttgaaaatctttttatttttaaaaagcataaaaattttgaaatcttgaaattgttgaaaatcttttaaaactttaatttttaaaaatctttaactttttgaaaatcttaaattttttaaaaatcttaaaatattcaaaaatctttaaaatttgaatttgaaaaatctagatttatttttaaatcttaaaatttaagaaaatctttacaaaaaattaaaatcctgaaaaaaaagttcttttgaaatatactgaaaaaaattcataacttaaaaaatttgaagtgttgaattaattataaaaaaaaatattttagaagtattaaaaatgttgaagaaatccttgaaaatcaaaaaatgataaaaagggacttaaaattaaaaaatagccttagatcataaaaaatcttaaacatcTTAAAATATTGATCTTTTTTctaattcaaatcaaaacatttttttatgaaatgcagtttgtttttttaatttaaaaatataaaaaaaatgagaatccttaaaatattttttttatattaaatgttcgcaaaaatatttgaaaaaaattataaaaatctaaaatgcttgaaaaagtatgataattttcaaaaaaaaattttttttgaaatgttggaaaaacttgacttTCTAATCAAGCAAATCTTTAAAACctcgaatattttaaaaatgtaaaaaaaaaatcgtatagtttaaaag
This is a stretch of genomic DNA from Culex pipiens pallens isolate TS chromosome 1, TS_CPP_V2, whole genome shotgun sequence. It encodes these proteins:
- the LOC120432230 gene encoding zinc finger protein-like 1 homolog, with the protein product MGLCKCPKRQVTTQFCFEHRVNVCENCMVVNHAKCTVQSYIQWLKDSDFDSSCTLCGSLLDDEDCVRLICYHVFHWKCLAARQQSLPANTAPGGHTCPCCNDPIFPPANLVSPVADVLRTRLGQANWARNVLELPLLLEDKQDYSGFSTATTTTSSSAGVHNNGNIFANSMAQSRSTLLAASASSATNNSTNNSRPESPHSIVNMDSYGGGAAASSALDFQASSRRPLLARESPIGGSDRDDNKYKRRTPQEIFSRWSRRFYAPSSKPPWRRTWFLVLSGCIGFVCIIYVLATLGRRGTDGEMALIYNRNLPHEE